One Megalops cyprinoides isolate fMegCyp1 chromosome 23, fMegCyp1.pri, whole genome shotgun sequence genomic region harbors:
- the LOC118770249 gene encoding troponin I, slow skeletal muscle-like produces the protein MSGAPRRSKISASRKLGLKIRLLTSAATMLENEKEEKRLERENTLNERVPPLQLSGLSMQQLQEICKELHCKIDVVDEERYDIAAKVAKNEKEIQEMNQKIFELKSKLKRPNLKRVRISAEAMLSVLLGSRHKESFDFKANLKTVKKEEEKKEEVTDWRKNVEAMSGMEGRKKLFDATQ, from the exons ATGTCTGGCGC ACCG AGGAGGTCAAAGATCTCTGCATCTCGGAAGCTTGGTTTAAAG ATCAGGCTGTTGACGTCAGCCGCAACAATGCTGGAGaatgagaaggaggagaagaggctTGAGCGAGAGAACACCCTGAATGAGAGAGTCCCCCCTCTTCAGCTGTCAGGACTGTCCATGCAGCAGCTCCAG GAAATTTGTAAGGAACTGCACTGTAAAATTGATGTTGTCGATGAAGAACGATACGACATTGCAGCTAAAGTGGccaaaaatgagaaagag ATTCAGGAAATGAATCAGAAGATCTTTGAGCTGAAGAGTAAGTTGAAGCGACCCAACCTGAAGAGAGTAAGAATCTCCGCCGAGGCCATGCTGAGCGTCCTACTGGGCTCCAGACACAAGGAGTCCTTTGACTTCAAGGCCAATCTCAAGACTGtcaaaaaggaggaggagaag AAGGAAGAGGTGACCGATTGGCGCAAGAATGTGGAGGCCATGTCTGGCATGGAAGGCAGGAAGAAGCTATTTGATGCTACCCAGTAA
- the LOC118770413 gene encoding bisphosphoglycerate mutase-like — MAKYRLLLLRHGEGAWNIENRFCSWVDQKLSEDGVKEARDCGTLLKAQGYELDLVFASLLSRSIHTAWLVLEAMGQEWVPIAKSWRLNERHYGALIGLNRAEMALNHGEEQVKLWRRSYDLTPPPIDEFHPYFFEIYNDRRYSTCDVPKEDLPRSESLKDVLDRLLPYWDNVIVPEIKKGRTILISAHGNSCRALLKHIEGISDADIVGVTLPTGIPILLELDEDLRPVKPRELLGDQAKIQAAIKKVEDQGKAKQVAK; from the exons ATGGCCAAGTACAGACTGCTTTTGTTAAGGCATGGGGAGGGGGCGTGGAACATAGAGAACCGCTTCTGCAGCTGGGTGGACCAGAAACTGAGCGAGGACGGGGTGAAGGAGGCCCGCGACTGTGGGACGCTTCTTAAGGCTCAGGGCTACGAGCTCGACCTGGTTTTTGCCTCCCTGCTGAGCCGCTCCATTCACACCGCATGGCTGGTGCTGGAGGCCATGGGACAGGAATGGGTGCCCATTGCTAAGTCGTGGAGGCTGAACGAGCGGCATTATGGGGCCCTGATCGGGCTCAACAGGGCCGAGATGGCACTCAACCACGGCGAGGAACAGGTGAAACTGTGGAGGAGGAGCTATGACCTCACTCCCCCTCCTATCGACGAGTTCCACCCCTACTTCTTTGAAATATACAATGACCGAAGGTACAGTACCTGTGATGTCCCGAAAGAAGACCTTCCTCGGTCGGAGAGTCTGAAGGATGTCCTGGATAGGTTACTTCCCTACTGGGACAATGTCATCGTGCCAGAGATTAAGAAAGGCCGGACCATTCTTATTTCAGCCCATGGGAACAGCTGTAGGGCTCTGCTGAAGCACATTGAAG GAATCTCAGACGCAGATATCGTTGGCGTAACTTTACCTACCGGGATCCCCATTCTGCTGGAGCTGGATGAAGACCTGCGGCCGGTGAAGCCCCGGGAGCTCCTGGGAGATCAGGCAAAGATTCAGGCAGCTATCAAGAAAGTGGAAGACCAGGGAAAGGCAAAACAAGTGGCCAAATAA